A stretch of Patescibacteria group bacterium DNA encodes these proteins:
- the ftsW gene encoding putative lipid II flippase FtsW → MKKTPHAPDYFLIVLIFILLIIGLIFLASASWVMGYKNFQDPDYYLKHQIFYGLLPGLLFFFIFALIRYQFWRKLSLLSLIFSIVLLLAVFIPGLGIKGQAHRWLNLRVFSFQPIEVLKLSLILFLAYFFEKKEATIKNFSSTFLPFIFILGLISFLIIKQPNFSGLMIVLLISLSIYFVAGANLIYLFLVFCLLAIFSPLFLKFFPYLKNRLLTFISPGLEPQGISYHLQQALIAIGSGGLFGRGLGRSGQKFFYLPEVFGDSIFAVMAEELGFVLTSLVVVLFFLLIWRGLKIAKNAPDLFSRLVGVGIVSWFGFQTFINIGAMLKLLPLTGVPLPLISYGGSALIANLAAFGILVNISKKTQEL, encoded by the coding sequence ATGAAAAAAACACCTCATGCGCCAGATTATTTTTTAATCGTTTTAATTTTTATTCTTTTAATCATTGGTCTAATTTTTTTAGCCTCAGCCAGTTGGGTCATGGGTTATAAAAACTTCCAAGATCCAGATTATTATTTAAAACACCAGATTTTTTACGGCCTTTTGCCAGGCCTATTATTTTTCTTTATTTTTGCTTTAATTCGTTATCAATTCTGGCGAAAATTGAGCCTCCTTTCACTTATTTTTTCCATTGTGCTTCTTCTGGCTGTTTTTATTCCTGGCTTAGGTATTAAGGGCCAAGCTCATCGTTGGCTTAATTTGAGAGTCTTTTCTTTTCAGCCAATCGAAGTTTTAAAATTAAGCCTCATTTTATTTTTGGCTTACTTTTTTGAGAAAAAAGAGGCGACAATTAAAAATTTTTCTTCTACCTTCTTACCATTTATTTTTATCTTGGGCCTTATTTCTTTTTTAATTATTAAACAACCCAATTTTAGTGGTTTAATGATTGTCCTCTTAATTTCTCTCTCAATCTATTTTGTTGCTGGTGCTAATTTGATTTATTTATTTCTCGTTTTTTGCTTGTTAGCTATCTTTTCACCTCTTTTTCTTAAATTCTTTCCCTATCTCAAAAACCGACTTTTAACCTTTATTTCTCCTGGTCTTGAGCCACAAGGAATCTCTTATCATCTTCAACAAGCTCTAATTGCCATTGGTTCTGGTGGTTTGTTTGGCCGGGGACTTGGCCGTTCTGGTCAGAAATTTTTCTACCTGCCAGAAGTTTTTGGTGATTCTATTTTTGCCGTGATGGCTGAAGAGTTGGGGTTTGTTTTGACTAGTTTAGTGGTTGTCTTGTTTTTTCTTTTAATCTGGCGTGGTTTAAAAATTGCTAAAAATGCCCCCGATCTCTTTTCTCGATTAGTCGGGGTTGGCATTGTTTCTTGGTTTGGCTTTCAAACTTTTATCAATATTGGGGCAATGCTCAAACTTTTACCTTTAACTGGTGTTCCCTTACCTTTAATTAGTTATGGTGGCAGCGCTTTAATAGCCAATTTAGCCGCTTTTGGTATCTTGGTGAATATTTCTAAAAAAACTCAAGAATTATAA
- the murD gene encoding UDP-N-acetylmuramoyl-L-alanine--D-glutamate ligase, producing MDFQNLKNKKVVVMGLGLLGGGVETAKWLVKKGARVLVTDLKTKNQLKKSLNDLKGLSVKYILGRHREEDFKKADLIIKNPGVPKESKFLKIARKNKIPIETDISIFFRLFKGKIIGVTGTKGKSTTTFLIYQLFKKAGQKVFLGGNIGQSPLSYLDQNYPLAVLELSSWQLEDLAHLKRSPAVAVVTTIFQDHLDRYKNFQEYLRAKKLILKWQKKNDFVILNYDNPLVRRFATEAKSQVFYFSKKFLKNNNSVFIKNQKIFTRFQGREKKIIALKEIKNNCNLENILAAVSVGIVANLSLRAIKMAVKNFKSLANRLELIRKVEGVKYYNDTTATIPEAAINALNNFPTGRIILISGGADKKLNFKKFAQEIKKRCKKVILLPGTATPKIKKELLMVGYKLFIEAKTMKEAVGKAKKIAEKGDVVLLSPGCASFGLFQNIYDRAKKFIQAVEKI from the coding sequence ATGGATTTTCAAAATCTCAAAAATAAAAAGGTGGTGGTTATGGGTCTTGGTTTATTAGGCGGGGGGGTAGAAACGGCCAAATGGTTGGTCAAGAAAGGTGCTCGAGTTTTAGTGACCGATTTAAAAACAAAAAATCAATTAAAAAAATCGTTAAATGACTTAAAAGGTTTATCGGTTAAATATATTTTAGGTAGACATCGAGAAGAAGATTTTAAGAAGGCTGATTTGATTATCAAGAACCCCGGCGTGCCCAAAGAATCAAAATTTTTAAAAATTGCCAGAAAAAATAAAATTCCAATTGAAACAGACATTTCTATTTTTTTTAGATTATTTAAGGGTAAAATTATTGGCGTCACCGGTACAAAAGGAAAATCAACGACAACTTTTTTAATTTACCAACTTTTTAAAAAGGCTGGTCAAAAAGTCTTTTTAGGCGGAAATATTGGCCAATCACCACTTTCTTATTTAGATCAAAATTATCCTTTAGCCGTTTTAGAACTTTCTTCATGGCAGCTTGAAGATTTGGCTCATTTAAAACGAAGTCCAGCCGTGGCGGTTGTGACAACTATTTTTCAAGATCATCTTGATCGTTATAAAAATTTTCAAGAATATCTGAGAGCAAAAAAATTAATTTTAAAATGGCAAAAGAAAAATGACTTTGTTATTTTAAATTATGACAACCCTTTGGTGAGAAGATTTGCTACTGAGGCAAAAAGCCAGGTTTTTTATTTTTCTAAAAAATTTTTAAAGAACAATAATAGTGTTTTTATCAAAAATCAAAAAATATTTACTCGCTTTCAAGGCAGAGAGAAAAAAATTATTGCTCTAAAAGAGATAAAGAATAATTGCAATTTAGAAAATATCTTAGCGGCTGTTTCTGTTGGCATTGTCGCTAACCTTTCTTTGAGAGCAATTAAAATGGCGGTAAAAAATTTTAAAAGTTTAGCCAATCGATTAGAACTGATTCGAAAAGTGGAAGGAGTAAAATATTATAATGATACGACAGCCACGATTCCTGAAGCCGCTATCAATGCTTTAAATAATTTTCCGACTGGTCGGATTATTCTTATTTCTGGCGGCGCTGATAAAAAATTAAATTTCAAAAAATTTGCTCAAGAAATTAAAAAAAGGTGTAAGAAAGTCATTCTTCTTCCCGGTACAGCTACCCCTAAGATAAAAAAAGAGTTATTGATGGTTGGCTATAAATTATTCATTGAAGCGAAGACTATGAAAGAAGCAGTGGGTAAAGCAAAAAAAATTGCTGAGAAGGGCGATGTTGTTCTTCTTTCGCCCGGTTGTGCCAGCTTTGGTCTTTTTCAAAATATTTATGACCGAGCCAAAAAATTTATTCAGGCAGTAGAAAAAATATGA
- the mraY gene encoding phospho-N-acetylmuramoyl-pentapeptide-transferase, translating to MELLAIIKIIFLTIVAFLLAIAWLPFLINFLYKYKLGKKIRNNGQTPIYTQLHQKKAGTPTMGGLIIWLTTLFLILIIFFLWQTTGHEIFKILNFLVRKETFLPLGVLVASAIVGLIDDLIDVRKGELGKGGLRMRHRLILYTLIAAIGAWWFFDKLEWTTIHLPFLGNFEIGWWYIPLFIFVIVATSFSVNETDGLDGLAGGLLLIAFLSYGLIAFLQEKTNLATFCGVIIGGLIAFLWHNIYPARFFMGDTGAMGLGVTLGVIAMLTNTVILLPIICFPFVLESLSVIIQVISKKIFHRKVFLSTPLHHHLEARGLPEPKIVMRFWLIGGICAAFGLMIFLIERLLV from the coding sequence ATGGAATTGCTGGCTATTATTAAAATTATTTTTTTAACGATTGTTGCTTTTCTTTTAGCCATTGCCTGGCTGCCGTTTTTAATTAACTTTCTTTATAAATACAAACTTGGCAAAAAGATTCGTAATAATGGCCAGACGCCAATCTATACTCAACTTCATCAGAAAAAAGCTGGTACCCCGACGATGGGCGGATTGATTATTTGGTTAACGACTCTTTTTTTAATTCTGATAATTTTTTTTCTTTGGCAGACGACTGGTCATGAAATTTTTAAAATTTTAAATTTTTTAGTGCGAAAAGAAACATTTCTACCTTTAGGTGTTTTAGTTGCCTCAGCTATAGTTGGCTTAATTGATGATTTAATCGATGTCAGAAAGGGTGAGTTGGGTAAGGGTGGTTTAAGAATGAGGCATCGTTTAATTCTTTATACCTTAATCGCCGCTATTGGTGCCTGGTGGTTTTTTGATAAACTAGAATGGACAACTATTCACCTTCCATTTCTTGGCAATTTTGAAATCGGTTGGTGGTACATTCCACTTTTTATTTTTGTCATTGTCGCCACTTCATTTTCCGTCAATGAAACGGACGGATTAGATGGCTTGGCTGGTGGTTTATTGTTAATTGCTTTTTTAAGTTATGGTCTCATTGCCTTTTTACAAGAAAAGACTAATTTGGCTACTTTCTGTGGGGTAATTATTGGCGGCCTGATTGCTTTTCTTTGGCATAACATTTATCCAGCCAGGTTTTTTATGGGCGATACGGGGGCAATGGGTTTAGGTGTTACCCTGGGTGTTATTGCCATGCTAACTAACACCGTGATTTTACTGCCGATTATTTGTTTCCCTTTTGTTTTAGAATCACTTTCCGTCATTATTCAAGTTATTTCTAAAAAAATTTTTCACCGTAAAGTTTTTCTTTCTACCCCTCTTCATCATCATTTAGAGGCAAGAGGACTACCTGAGCCAAAAATTGTTATGCGCTTTTGGCTTATTGGTGGTATTTGCGCTGCTTTCGGTCTAATGATATTTTTGATTGAGAGATTGTTGGTTTGA
- the gap gene encoding type I glyceraldehyde-3-phosphate dehydrogenase: MMTKIAINGFGRIGRLAFRIALEKGLKIVAINDLTETKVLAHLLKYDSLYGRYEKEVSFDEKNLIVDGKKIKVFAEKDPANLPWRELGIDIVLESSGVFTHREGAEKHLQAGAKRVIISAPPKTPDIPTYILGVNEEKFNPKKDLIISNSSCTTNCLAPIVKIIHQNFIIQKGFFTTTHAYTNDQRLLDLSHQDLRRARAANLSIIPTSTGAAKSINEVIPELKGKLDGLALRVPVPTVSLLDLICVVKKETNQNELNNLFKKATTGRLKGILSVIEEPLVSVDLKGSPYSAIIDLSLTMVNRNLIKVVAWYDNEWGYACRYVEMVEYILKKLKKI, translated from the coding sequence ATTATGACTAAAATTGCCATCAATGGTTTTGGCCGGATTGGTCGATTAGCCTTCAGAATTGCCTTAGAAAAGGGTCTTAAGATTGTTGCTATTAATGATCTAACCGAAACAAAGGTTTTAGCCCATCTTTTAAAGTACGATTCTCTCTATGGTCGCTACGAAAAAGAAGTCAGTTTTGACGAAAAAAATCTTATCGTTGACGGAAAAAAGATAAAAGTTTTTGCCGAAAAAGATCCAGCCAATTTACCCTGGAGAGAGCTTGGCATTGATATTGTTTTAGAATCTTCAGGAGTTTTCACCCATCGAGAAGGGGCCGAAAAACACCTTCAGGCCGGCGCAAAAAGAGTGATTATTTCTGCCCCACCGAAAACTCCAGACATTCCAACTTATATTTTGGGCGTTAACGAAGAAAAGTTTAATCCGAAAAAAGATTTAATTATTTCTAATTCTTCTTGTACGACCAATTGTTTAGCGCCAATCGTCAAAATTATCCATCAGAATTTTATTATTCAGAAAGGATTTTTTACCACTACTCATGCCTACACCAATGATCAGCGACTGCTTGACCTTTCTCATCAAGATTTAAGAAGGGCAAGGGCAGCAAATTTATCAATTATTCCCACCTCAACTGGTGCTGCCAAGTCCATCAATGAAGTCATACCAGAACTGAAAGGAAAATTAGACGGTCTTGCTTTAAGAGTACCAGTGCCAACCGTTAGTCTTCTTGACTTAATTTGTGTAGTGAAGAAAGAGACTAATCAAAATGAATTAAACAATCTGTTTAAGAAAGCAACAACTGGTCGATTAAAAGGAATTTTATCAGTCATTGAAGAACCTTTGGTTTCCGTTGACTTAAAGGGGAGTCCTTATTCCGCCATTATTGATCTTTCCTTAACGATGGTTAACAGAAACCTCATTAAAGTTGTTGCCTGGTATGATAATGAATGGGGTTATGCTTGTCGGTATGTGGAAATGGTAGAGTACATTTTAAAGAAGTTAAAGAAAATCTAA
- a CDS encoding elongation factor Ts has product MEFNLIKQLKEKTGAGFQDCQRALAETKGDLVKAEEVLRKRGQKIIASKTNRLTKSGIIGVYLHSNEKIAALVELTCETDFVARNKEFKELAHDLAMQVAATNPLYLRPEDIPHEIVEKEKEIYQAELAREKKPTKILEKIIEGKLEKFYETVCLLNQPFIKDEKIKIVDLIKNKIAKLRENIQIKRFIRFEI; this is encoded by the coding sequence ATGGAATTTAATTTAATTAAACAATTAAAAGAAAAAACCGGCGCCGGCTTTCAGGATTGTCAGAGAGCCTTAGCAGAAACAAAAGGCGATCTTGTTAAGGCTGAAGAAGTTTTGAGAAAAAGAGGGCAAAAAATTATTGCTTCTAAAACCAATCGATTGACCAAATCAGGCATCATCGGCGTCTACCTTCATTCTAATGAAAAAATCGCTGCCCTAGTTGAGCTAACTTGTGAGACAGATTTCGTTGCTAGAAATAAAGAATTTAAAGAATTAGCTCATGATTTAGCCATGCAAGTGGCGGCGACGAACCCTCTTTACTTAAGACCGGAAGATATTCCTCATGAGATTGTAGAAAAAGAAAAAGAAATTTATCAAGCTGAGCTGGCGAGAGAAAAAAAACCGACTAAAATTTTAGAGAAAATTATTGAAGGAAAATTAGAAAAATTTTACGAAACAGTTTGCCTTTTAAACCAACCGTTTATTAAAGATGAAAAAATAAAAATTGTCGATTTGATTAAAAATAAGATTGCCAAATTAAGAGAAAATATTCAAATTAAAAGATTTATCAGGTTTGAAATTTAG
- a CDS encoding GTPase: MLQKIKKIIIIGAAGRDFHNFLVYFKDNPEYRVVCFTAAQIPGIEKRHYPASLAGKLYPRGIPIYPEKDLVKLVKKFKVDEIVFSYSDVSYQKIMNLASSAMAVGASFRLLGPRQTMIISRRKVIAVCATRTGAGKSMVSRTVLKILRKRDYRVAVIRHPMPYDPNLKRQEVQKFSTYEDLNYYRATIEEREEYEPYLEDGASIYAGIDYQKILKAAEKEAEIILWDGGNNDFSFIQPNFYITVADPHRVGDELNYWPSAINLILSDLVIISKISTASKKSARKMIENIRLLNQKAKIIQAKSETKLSQPELIKGKNVLIVEDAPTITHGEAESYGLLLAKKFKAKKIISPQNFVVGEIKKTFQKYPYLQVVPTMGYSQKQMKDLEKTINRAQCDTVLAVTSADLSRLIQSNKPIVKVRNEFDQKTFRQIEKILPF, from the coding sequence ATGCTACAAAAAATTAAAAAAATTATTATCATTGGTGCGGCCGGACGAGATTTTCATAATTTTTTAGTTTATTTTAAAGACAACCCTGAATATAGAGTCGTCTGTTTTACCGCTGCTCAAATTCCCGGCATTGAAAAGAGACATTATCCAGCTTCTTTAGCTGGCAAACTCTATCCGCGAGGCATTCCTATTTATCCAGAAAAAGATTTAGTTAAATTAGTGAAAAAATTTAAAGTTGATGAAATTGTCTTCTCTTATTCCGATGTTTCTTACCAAAAAATTATGAACCTTGCTTCTTCAGCTATGGCGGTAGGGGCGAGTTTTAGATTATTAGGACCGAGACAAACGATGATTATTTCGAGAAGAAAGGTTATTGCTGTTTGTGCAACGAGGACCGGAGCTGGCAAATCGATGGTTTCGAGAACCGTTTTAAAAATCTTAAGAAAAAGGGATTATCGGGTGGCTGTTATCCGTCATCCCATGCCCTACGATCCTAATTTGAAAAGACAGGAGGTTCAAAAATTTTCTACTTACGAAGATTTAAATTATTATCGAGCAACCATTGAAGAAAGAGAGGAATACGAGCCATATCTTGAGGACGGTGCTTCAATTTATGCCGGCATTGATTATCAAAAGATTTTAAAAGCAGCAGAAAAAGAGGCTGAGATTATCTTGTGGGATGGGGGTAATAATGATTTTTCCTTTATTCAACCAAATTTCTATATTACAGTGGCAGATCCACATCGGGTTGGTGATGAGCTTAATTATTGGCCAAGCGCTATAAATTTAATTCTTTCTGATTTAGTTATTATTTCAAAAATTTCGACCGCTTCAAAAAAATCAGCCAGAAAGATGATTGAGAATATTCGTCTTTTAAATCAAAAGGCAAAAATTATTCAAGCTAAATCAGAAACAAAACTTTCTCAGCCAGAATTAATTAAAGGGAAAAATGTTTTAATCGTAGAGGACGCGCCAACAATTACTCATGGTGAGGCTGAAAGCTATGGTCTCTTATTAGCTAAAAAATTTAAAGCTAAAAAAATTATTTCGCCTCAAAATTTTGTTGTCGGAGAGATTAAGAAAACATTTCAAAAATATCCTTACCTTCAAGTTGTCCCAACAATGGGTTATAGCCAGAAACAAATGAAAGATTTAGAAAAAACCATCAATCGAGCACAATGTGATACTGTTTTAGCCGTTACTTCAGCTGATCTTTCTCGCCTGATTCAATCAAATAAACCAATTGTAAAAGTAAGAAATGAATTTGACCAAAAGACATTTAGACAGATAGAAAAAATATTACCCTTTTAA
- the rpsB gene encoding 30S ribosomal protein S2, with protein MVNIPTEEELFEAMVHFGHQARKCHPKMAPYLYTIKNNVHLIDLEKTRQALVKVLDFVKRVVEQNGQILFVGTKPAAQVIVKKYAEEVKMPYIVERWLAGLLTNFSVVSQLIQKLKKMEEEKESGEWDKYPKKERMKLEKELNRLNNFVGGLRNLEKIPEAIYIIDLRYEKTAVREAKKAKIKSIGLVDTNCDPTLVDYPIPGNDDAIKSIEIVTRLITEAIQEGQKEINTVTKNGSVSLLSVDVSDKKNKKLKNKEESKNDATKN; from the coding sequence ATGGTTAATATTCCTACCGAAGAAGAATTGTTTGAGGCGATGGTTCATTTTGGTCATCAAGCAAGGAAGTGCCATCCCAAAATGGCGCCATATTTATACACGATAAAAAATAATGTTCATTTAATCGATTTAGAGAAAACACGTCAAGCTCTAGTTAAAGTGTTAGATTTTGTTAAAAGGGTTGTTGAGCAAAATGGCCAGATTTTATTTGTTGGCACTAAACCAGCCGCTCAAGTCATTGTCAAAAAATATGCTGAAGAAGTCAAGATGCCCTACATCGTTGAGCGTTGGTTGGCTGGTCTGTTGACAAATTTTTCTGTGGTTTCTCAGTTAATTCAAAAATTAAAAAAAATGGAAGAAGAAAAAGAATCAGGTGAATGGGATAAATATCCAAAAAAAGAAAGAATGAAGTTAGAAAAAGAGCTCAACCGATTAAATAATTTTGTTGGTGGTTTAAGAAATTTAGAGAAAATTCCTGAAGCAATTTATATTATTGATCTTCGGTATGAAAAGACAGCCGTTCGAGAAGCGAAAAAAGCCAAAATTAAAAGTATTGGTTTAGTTGATACCAATTGTGACCCAACTTTAGTTGACTATCCTATTCCTGGCAACGATGATGCTATCAAATCCATTGAAATTGTTACTAGGTTAATTACTGAGGCAATTCAAGAAGGACAAAAAGAAATCAACACTGTTACCAAAAATGGATCCGTTTCTCTTTTGTCAGTGGATGTGTCAGATAAAAAAAATAAGAAACTCAAAAATAAAGAAGAATCAAAAAACGATGCTACAAAAAATTAA
- the rpmE gene encoding 50S ribosomal protein L31, with translation MAKKEKNQYYPYPEAKIICSCGNVMKVGSTVKEMHVEICSQCHPFYTGKQKFIDTAGQLEKFQKRLAKKKLLEKKEGKKK, from the coding sequence ATGGCAAAAAAAGAAAAAAATCAATACTATCCCTATCCAGAAGCAAAAATCATTTGTAGTTGCGGCAATGTCATGAAGGTCGGTTCAACAGTCAAAGAAATGCATGTCGAAATTTGTTCGCAATGTCATCCTTTTTATACGGGGAAACAAAAATTTATTGACACGGCTGGTCAATTAGAAAAGTTTCAGAAACGATTAGCAAAGAAAAAATTGCTGGAGAAAAAAGAAGGAAAGAAAAAATGA